One window of the Aquila chrysaetos chrysaetos chromosome 8, bAquChr1.4, whole genome shotgun sequence genome contains the following:
- the WNT9B gene encoding protein Wnt-9b yields the protein MECQYQFRSERWNCSLEGRTSLLKRGFKETAFLYAVSSAALTHSLARACSAGRMERCTCDDSPDLENRKAWQWGVCGDNLKYSTKFLKKFLGQKRIGKDLRAKVDIHNTNVGIKAVKNGLKTTCKCHGVSGSCAVRTCWKQLSPFHEIGRLLKLRYDDAVKVFSTTNDAVGHSELAGPQRQSHSPKHPASPRSTDLVYVEDSPSFCRPSKYSLGTAGRTCSREGNCDSMCCGRGYNTQSRLVTFSCHCQVQWCCYVECQQCMQEEVVYSCKQ from the exons ATGGAGTGCCAGTACCAGTTTCGCAGCGAGCGCTGGAACTGCAGCCTGGAGGGACGGACCAGCCTGCTGAAGCGAG GTTTTAAGGAAACTGCCTTCCTCTACGCAGTGTCCTCTGCAGCTCTCACCCACTCCTTGGCCAGAGCGTGTAGTGCTGGGCGCATGGAGCGCTGCACCTGCGATGACTCCCCAGACCTGGAGAACCGCAAGGCCTGGCAATGGGGCGTTTGTGGAGACAACCTCAAATATAGCACCAAGTTCCTGAAAAAATTCTTGGGTCAGAAAAGGATTGGCAAAGACCTGCGGGCGAAGGTTGACATCCACAACACCAATGTTGGCATCAAG GCTGTGAAAAATGGTCTCAAAACAACATGCAAGTGCCATGGTGTCTCCGGCTCATGTGCTGTCCGGACGTGCTGGAAGCAGCTTTCACCTTTCCATGAGATTGGACGACTGCTGAAGCTGCGCTACGATGATGCCGTCAAGGTCTTCAGCACCACCAATGATGCTGTGGGACACTCAGAACTGGCTGGCCCACAGAGACAAAGCCATTCCCCCAAGCACCCTGCTTCACCCCGCTCTACTGACCTGGTGTACGTGGAAGACTCTCCCAGTTTCTGTCGTCCCAGCAAATACTCCCTGGGAACTGCTGGGAGGACCTGCTCTCGGGAAGGCAACTGTGACAGCATGTGCTGTGGACGAGGCTATAACACCCAGAGCCGGCTGGTTACCTTCTCTTGCCACTGCCAGGTGCAGTGGTGTTGCTATGTTGAGTGCCAACAGTGCATGCAGGAAGAGGTGGTCTACAGCTGCAAGCAGTAA